From the Limnochordia bacterium genome, one window contains:
- the miaB gene encoding tRNA (N6-isopentenyl adenosine(37)-C2)-methylthiotransferase MiaB, translated as MTVTLGCQANFHDSEKIAGYLIQCGHTLTQELDEADLVIYNTCCVRENPERKLYGQVGGLKAWKREKPGRLIGVCGCMVQQSAELPVIIKRLSHVDLIFGTHNIHRLPELLKRCLAGERVIEVWDKSDGVYIHPTFREDKLKAWVDVIHGCNNFCTYCIVPYTRGRERSRPVEHIIDEVKQLADAGIKEITLLGQNVNSYGKNLVGQPSFADLLGALDDIPGICRIRFMTSHPKDCSPQLIKALGQLEKVCEHLHLPLQAGSDRILKAMNRRYTRAYYLELVERIRSEVPQISLTTDLMVGFPGEDEEDFADTLSAVEQIRFDSAFTFIYSPRKNTKAAAMKGQVPDEVKSDRISRLIEVQNQISFEKNQKLIGTRQTVLVEGTSKDDAKKLSGRTRTNKLVLFPGDQNLWGKEVVIKVVGAGTWHLEGALEEAD; from the coding sequence ATGACTGTTACCCTAGGTTGTCAAGCGAATTTTCATGACTCTGAGAAGATTGCAGGTTACTTAATCCAATGTGGTCATACTCTTACGCAAGAACTTGATGAGGCTGACCTTGTGATCTATAACACTTGTTGTGTCCGGGAGAATCCGGAACGTAAGCTCTACGGGCAAGTAGGTGGACTAAAAGCTTGGAAAAGGGAAAAACCCGGTCGCTTGATCGGTGTTTGTGGCTGTATGGTTCAGCAAAGTGCAGAGCTACCGGTGATTATCAAACGGTTATCCCATGTGGATCTCATTTTCGGTACCCATAACATCCACCGTTTGCCAGAACTGTTAAAACGCTGTCTTGCCGGGGAGAGAGTCATTGAGGTTTGGGATAAAAGTGATGGAGTATACATTCATCCTACTTTCCGAGAGGATAAACTTAAGGCTTGGGTGGATGTGATCCACGGTTGTAACAATTTCTGCACCTATTGCATAGTTCCCTACACCCGAGGTAGGGAACGGAGCCGACCGGTGGAGCATATCATAGATGAAGTCAAGCAACTGGCCGATGCGGGGATTAAAGAGATCACATTGCTTGGGCAAAATGTCAACTCCTATGGGAAAAACCTTGTGGGCCAGCCTTCCTTTGCGGATCTGCTAGGGGCATTAGATGACATCCCCGGGATTTGCCGGATTCGGTTCATGACCAGTCACCCTAAGGACTGCTCACCCCAATTGATTAAAGCTTTAGGGCAACTGGAGAAGGTCTGTGAGCACTTGCACTTGCCACTACAAGCAGGAAGTGATCGGATTCTGAAGGCGATGAACCGCAGGTATACCAGGGCATACTATTTGGAACTGGTGGAAAGAATAAGAAGCGAGGTCCCCCAGATTAGTCTGACCACGGACCTGATGGTGGGTTTTCCCGGAGAAGACGAGGAGGATTTTGCGGATACCCTATCCGCCGTAGAACAGATCAGATTTGATAGTGCCTTTACCTTTATCTATTCACCCCGAAAAAACACCAAAGCCGCTGCGATGAAAGGGCAGGTACCCGATGAAGTCAAGTCAGATCGGATTAGTCGGTTGATCGAAGTGCAGAATCAGATTAGCTTTGAGAAGAACCAAAAGCTAATTGGTACACGACAAACAGTCTTGGTCGAAGGAACGAGCAAGGACGATGCTAAAAAGCTTTCGGGCAGAACCCGGACTAACAAGCTTGTGCTATTTCCCGGTGACCAAAACCTGTGGGGAAAGGAAGTTGTGATCAAAGTCGTAGGTGCAGGGACTTGGCACCTAGAGGGTGCCTTAGAGGAGGCCGATTGA
- a CDS encoding anaerobic sulfatase maturase, producing the protein MPAVNLLIKPASSSCNLRCDYCFYHSLAAMRSTPNYGTMSIETLENLVKRAFEFADGYCGFAFQGGEPTLAGLPFYERLIELQEKYRPRGVQVKNFLQTNGIVLDKEWAKFLKDHDFLVGLSLDGPKRIHDLHRKDIHGRGTFGQVMNAAQVLESYQVEFNILSVVNSTVARHPQRIYNFMKKQGFNYLQFIPCLDALDGEQTSFSLSAEDYGRFLCVLFNLYVKDLESTRPVSIRYFDNLIQMALGYPPEACDQQGHCSIQFVIEADGGVYPCDFYVSDAWYMGNINEASLVELSRSPAAKEFVRSSLDLIHDDCRKCRWYYLCHGGCRRRKEPVHSGQKNLDVFCPGFQMFFQYAEPTIQEVARRLSWRLQGR; encoded by the coding sequence ATGCCTGCAGTTAATCTACTAATTAAGCCGGCCTCTAGTAGCTGCAATCTGCGCTGTGATTACTGTTTCTACCATTCGCTTGCAGCCATGCGCTCAACACCCAACTACGGGACCATGTCGATAGAGACTCTGGAGAATTTGGTAAAAAGGGCTTTTGAGTTTGCTGACGGGTACTGCGGCTTTGCGTTTCAAGGGGGAGAGCCAACCCTAGCCGGTCTACCGTTTTATGAGAGACTGATTGAGCTACAAGAGAAATACAGACCCCGGGGTGTGCAAGTAAAGAACTTTCTGCAGACCAATGGGATTGTTCTAGATAAAGAGTGGGCCAAGTTTTTGAAAGACCATGATTTCCTGGTTGGTTTATCATTAGATGGCCCGAAGAGGATCCATGATTTGCATCGTAAGGATATCCATGGTCGGGGTACCTTTGGACAAGTTATGAACGCTGCCCAGGTGCTGGAGAGTTACCAAGTAGAGTTTAATATTCTCAGTGTGGTAAACTCCACCGTAGCCCGGCATCCCCAAAGGATCTATAATTTCATGAAAAAACAAGGCTTTAACTACTTGCAGTTTATTCCCTGTTTGGATGCCTTAGATGGGGAACAGACGTCTTTTTCCTTGAGTGCCGAGGACTATGGTAGATTCTTGTGTGTGTTGTTTAACTTATATGTAAAGGACCTAGAAAGCACCCGGCCTGTTAGTATTAGGTATTTTGATAACCTGATTCAAATGGCCTTAGGCTATCCTCCCGAAGCATGCGACCAGCAGGGGCACTGTAGCATTCAGTTTGTGATCGAGGCCGACGGTGGGGTTTATCCTTGCGATTTCTATGTCAGCGATGCCTGGTATATGGGAAACATCAATGAAGCTTCCTTGGTGGAGCTTAGCAGGTCACCTGCGGCAAAGGAATTCGTTCGCTCCTCCTTGGACCTTATACATGATGATTGTAGGAAATGCCGTTGGTACTATCTGTGCCATGGCGGTTGTCGCCGCCGCAAGGAACCTGTCCACTCAGGACAGAAGAACTTGGACGTATTTTGCCCGGGATTTCAAATGTTTTTCCAATACGCAGAACCCACCATTCAAGAGGTTGCACGGCGATTGAGTTGGCGATTGCAGGGAAGATAA
- a CDS encoding DUF134 domain-containing protein, which produces MARPPKVRRVEFVPHATYFKPAGIPAKELEEIVLTVEEVEAMRLKDVEKLDQESCAASMHISRATFQRILTSAREKTANAIIDGKALRVSGGTYRYSPPSGGRGHRHQFGRRGQAGPGGGSSIERNKR; this is translated from the coding sequence GTGGCTAGACCGCCAAAAGTTCGTAGAGTAGAATTTGTTCCCCATGCTACCTATTTCAAACCTGCGGGTATTCCTGCCAAGGAACTAGAAGAGATTGTCTTGACCGTTGAAGAAGTAGAGGCTATGCGACTGAAGGATGTGGAAAAACTAGATCAGGAATCCTGTGCGGCAAGCATGCATATATCCCGCGCCACCTTTCAAAGGATTCTAACCAGTGCCCGAGAAAAAACAGCCAATGCTATCATTGATGGAAAAGCGTTGCGGGTGTCCGGAGGAACCTATCGTTACTCTCCTCCTAGTGGTGGCAGAGGCCACCGGCATCAGTTTGGCAGAAGGGGCCAAGCTGGACCTGGGGGTGGGAGCAGTATTGAACGGAACAAACGCTAG
- a CDS encoding LysM peptidoglycan-binding domain-containing protein: protein MRKFTFAAMMLVIVLTLCSTLAAAAVRTYQVKAGDTLYSISLRTGVSVSELMRLNNITNPDTLSVGQVLVLDQGLPQNGQTGNDDGLLGSLWSWTQNYGWIGIFLLLKSVGIL from the coding sequence ATGCGCAAATTCACCTTTGCTGCAATGATGCTTGTAATTGTATTAACCCTATGTTCTACTTTAGCGGCCGCCGCGGTCCGCACCTATCAGGTTAAGGCCGGTGACACGCTCTACTCAATCTCTTTGCGTACCGGGGTCTCTGTTTCAGAGCTTATGCGTCTGAACAATATTACCAACCCTGATACGCTATCCGTTGGTCAAGTACTAGTACTCGACCAGGGACTTCCCCAAAACGGACAGACGGGCAATGACGACGGGCTTTTGGGGAGTCTGTGGAGTTGGACCCAAAACTATGGATGGATCGGTATCTTTCTCCTTCTAAAGTCCGTGGGGATTCTCTAA
- a CDS encoding stage II sporulation protein P, producing the protein MKRFIFSIILLILLFGALFLGGVLPIEEIPPNPINRPPYYVIVDEVDAKYLMYTEVTVRVGDELITGDNRLYRVVEVKGNRAKARFIREEILEDV; encoded by the coding sequence TTGAAGCGCTTCATATTTTCCATAATCCTGCTCATTTTGCTTTTTGGAGCTTTGTTTCTTGGGGGAGTCTTGCCCATAGAGGAAATCCCTCCTAATCCAATTAACAGGCCACCCTATTACGTAATCGTTGATGAGGTCGATGCAAAGTACCTTATGTATACAGAGGTAACGGTGCGGGTTGGTGATGAACTGATTACCGGGGACAATAGACTATATCGAGTGGTGGAGGTTAAAGGGAATCGAGCAAAGGCACGATTTATTCGGGAGGAGATACTAGAAGACGTGTGA
- a CDS encoding S-layer homology domain-containing protein: MRTKRVLVLVVMILTFSATCGAQVRQFKDVDPGHWAYDAIKQLVDAGIIPVFEDGTFRGNDSVDRYTLASVIAAAIEKAAKDPTGLTEEDLVLLKRLSTEFREDLVRWYEDRQALLDRMESVEKLTVSLDESINQSLLGIHALDNRTVELKERIERELVTKGQLEEELTVISTTVASLLVEFSQETQLVDKIQQDVALLQDNAVAMGVSTSDLQGGLEKLNVQQQQYADDVQKALNRLEGLMGTLTEENTGLATRLGLSESDLASLNSQVDSIQADVTSLRDSVKEMSWRISELEERSLEMDLNLSQLDDLMQKEIEDRQRQILELTDGLGELRELLGRNAEETAAILGELQVNLYTLEDVVGVLQPDLSSQLSGTRDELKKMLDAQSKSLEEHNKVLDTVQKTLSTHGLSLGEHKQTLLALQDLLATHGSLLEQQDAALTNLQQVTSQLQGEIDKIEEALSERDQVLAALQEYTGAQQAALSQQEKLLGELTDRFNLLADDHQRLTERQANAEATLTQRLVALEDSITALQREDERINKGLLEHQSALSDQGAKLADLEGQLGVLKQELAETRLELGLLGTDFEDGQSSITAKLEVISQKYDVLESDLQSLLADHQKLDSNVSSNLETMERRRIQELAGSEAKLQMEIKGLSSRVEDLGTQIEYLNTNLAEEVAAHVSGYRISESQLVDKLENLTQQFTSYRQTSNAHVEALEGKVKTMQLVAVLSLIIALIK; the protein is encoded by the coding sequence ATGCGGACTAAGAGAGTATTGGTCCTAGTAGTAATGATCTTAACATTTTCCGCCACATGCGGAGCACAGGTTCGGCAGTTTAAGGATGTAGATCCTGGCCACTGGGCCTACGATGCGATCAAACAGCTTGTTGATGCGGGCATTATCCCTGTTTTCGAAGACGGGACCTTCCGGGGCAATGATTCCGTTGACCGGTATACTCTAGCCAGTGTTATAGCTGCTGCGATTGAGAAGGCGGCAAAGGATCCCACTGGACTTACTGAGGAAGATCTAGTGCTGCTAAAACGCCTGTCTACGGAGTTCCGTGAGGATCTAGTCCGGTGGTATGAGGATCGCCAAGCGCTCCTTGACCGCATGGAAAGTGTGGAGAAGCTTACGGTATCCCTAGATGAGAGTATTAATCAGTCCCTTTTGGGGATCCATGCTTTAGATAATAGAACTGTGGAGCTTAAAGAGCGTATTGAAAGGGAACTGGTGACAAAGGGTCAACTAGAAGAAGAGCTAACGGTTATTTCTACGACGGTCGCCAGCCTATTAGTGGAGTTTAGCCAGGAAACCCAGCTAGTAGACAAAATTCAGCAGGATGTGGCATTGCTCCAAGACAACGCTGTAGCCATGGGGGTTAGCACTTCGGATCTCCAGGGTGGACTGGAGAAGCTAAATGTCCAGCAACAACAGTATGCAGACGACGTTCAAAAAGCCCTAAATCGTCTTGAAGGTTTGATGGGGACTCTGACAGAGGAGAATACCGGTCTTGCTACTCGCTTGGGGCTATCCGAAAGTGACCTTGCTAGCTTGAACAGCCAGGTGGACTCGATACAAGCGGACGTCACCAGTTTGCGGGATTCAGTCAAGGAAATGTCCTGGCGAATTAGCGAACTAGAAGAACGATCGCTGGAGATGGATCTAAACCTTTCCCAGCTAGATGATTTGATGCAGAAGGAAATCGAGGATCGTCAAAGGCAGATCCTGGAGTTGACCGATGGCTTAGGAGAATTGAGGGAGCTTTTGGGGCGAAATGCCGAGGAGACAGCTGCAATACTAGGTGAGTTGCAGGTTAATTTATATACTCTGGAGGATGTTGTGGGGGTCCTGCAACCAGATTTGTCCAGTCAGCTCAGTGGAACCAGGGATGAGCTTAAGAAAATGCTTGATGCCCAAAGCAAGTCGTTGGAGGAACATAATAAGGTCCTAGACACCGTTCAGAAAACCCTCTCAACCCATGGATTATCCTTGGGGGAACACAAGCAGACCCTGTTGGCTTTGCAGGATTTGCTTGCCACACATGGCTCGCTGTTGGAGCAACAAGATGCGGCTTTGACCAATTTGCAGCAGGTGACCTCACAGCTTCAGGGGGAAATTGACAAGATTGAAGAGGCTCTAAGCGAACGGGATCAGGTGTTAGCAGCTTTGCAGGAATACACTGGAGCACAACAGGCAGCCCTAAGTCAACAGGAGAAGCTCCTTGGGGAATTGACAGATCGGTTCAATTTGCTAGCCGATGATCACCAAAGACTAACCGAGCGGCAAGCCAACGCAGAAGCTACTCTTACACAGCGATTGGTTGCGTTGGAGGATTCGATTACGGCGCTGCAAAGGGAAGATGAGAGGATCAACAAAGGCCTTCTTGAACACCAAAGTGCACTTAGTGATCAAGGTGCAAAATTGGCTGATCTCGAGGGACAACTAGGCGTACTAAAGCAGGAACTTGCGGAGACAAGACTGGAACTAGGCCTACTTGGTACCGACTTTGAAGACGGTCAGAGTAGTATAACTGCCAAGTTGGAGGTTATTTCACAAAAGTACGATGTTCTCGAGAGCGATCTCCAATCATTGCTTGCGGATCACCAAAAACTTGACAGCAATGTATCAAGCAATCTAGAGACAATGGAGCGGCGCCGGATCCAGGAACTTGCTGGATCGGAAGCAAAGCTGCAGATGGAGATTAAAGGCCTAAGCAGTCGGGTGGAGGATCTAGGTACTCAGATTGAGTACTTGAACACTAATCTAGCTGAGGAAGTTGCCGCCCACGTATCCGGTTACCGGATCAGTGAAAGTCAGTTAGTGGATAAGTTGGAGAACTTAACTCAGCAGTTTACTAGTTATCGTCAGACTAGTAATGCTCATGTGGAAGCCCTGGAAGGTAAGGTCAAGACCATGCAATTAGTGGCAGTGCTAAGCTTGATTATAGCTTTGATAAAGTAA